In Quadrisphaera sp. DSM 44207, one DNA window encodes the following:
- the ngg gene encoding N-acetylglutaminylglutamine synthetase produces MAAPARARARVAGLRRRQDAAAARPWDGAPGRPGERRASDVVLDMGWGRLVFGHTFADQRGVLEALRAEESGRRDIACYVPNPQVLVGVSPHELFIDPSYTYRLPLHTYRQRRDAVRDVEVRTLQAREELDEVNRIYATAGMVQADVDVMWANQRTRTFTHLVALDQRTGRIIGAVTGVDHALAFRDPENGASLWCLAVDGQAAPPGTGEALVRRLAERYLARGRAYLDLSVLHSNTGAITLYRKLGFHLAPPVCVKRKNPINQPLYAPLPSGLDELNPYARIIADEALRRGLRVAVTDAASGEMRLHSGSRSVLTRESLSELTSAVAMSRCDDKRVTRRLLAGAGLAVARGAEVTGADPERLQGGALEAARALLAEVGDVVVKPARGEQGRGITVGAPTDEALVAAVRHALAYCPDVLVEERVEGEDLRVVVIDHEVVAAAVRRPAAVVGTGRDPVEELVRRQSRRRQQATGGESSIPLDATTAAVVREAGWSMDDVLPRGHVLPVRRTANLHTGGTIDDVTARLHPALGEAARAASRAIGIPVTGVDLLVPDVEGPAHVVIEANERPGLANHEPQPTAQRFVDLLFPETRRSPQR; encoded by the coding sequence ATGGCCGCACCGGCACGCGCCCGCGCCCGGGTGGCCGGCCTGCGCCGCCGCCAGGACGCCGCCGCCGCCCGGCCGTGGGACGGCGCTCCCGGTCGGCCCGGGGAGCGCCGCGCGTCCGACGTCGTCCTCGACATGGGCTGGGGCCGGCTGGTCTTCGGGCACACCTTCGCCGACCAGCGCGGGGTCCTGGAGGCCCTGCGCGCCGAGGAGAGCGGGCGCCGCGACATCGCCTGCTACGTGCCCAACCCGCAGGTCCTCGTCGGGGTCTCCCCGCACGAGCTGTTCATCGACCCCTCCTACACGTACCGGCTGCCGCTGCACACCTACCGCCAGCGCCGGGACGCCGTGCGGGACGTGGAGGTGCGCACCCTCCAGGCGCGCGAGGAGCTGGACGAGGTCAACCGCATCTACGCCACCGCGGGCATGGTGCAGGCCGACGTCGACGTGATGTGGGCCAACCAGCGCACCCGCACCTTCACCCACCTCGTGGCGCTCGACCAGCGCACCGGCCGGATCATCGGCGCCGTCACCGGCGTCGACCACGCGCTCGCCTTCCGCGACCCCGAGAACGGGGCGAGCCTGTGGTGCCTGGCCGTCGACGGGCAGGCGGCGCCCCCGGGCACGGGGGAGGCGCTCGTGCGCCGCCTCGCCGAGCGCTACCTCGCCCGCGGGCGCGCCTACCTGGACCTGTCGGTGCTGCACAGCAACACCGGCGCGATCACGCTGTACCGCAAGCTCGGCTTCCACCTGGCCCCGCCGGTGTGCGTCAAGCGCAAGAACCCCATCAACCAGCCGCTGTACGCGCCGCTGCCGAGCGGCCTGGACGAGCTGAACCCCTACGCGCGGATCATCGCCGACGAGGCGCTGCGCCGCGGGCTGCGCGTCGCCGTCACCGACGCGGCGTCGGGGGAGATGCGCCTGCACAGCGGCAGCCGCTCGGTGCTCACGCGCGAGTCGCTGTCGGAGCTGACGAGCGCGGTGGCCATGAGCCGCTGCGACGACAAGCGCGTGACCCGCCGCCTGCTGGCGGGGGCCGGGCTGGCGGTCGCGCGCGGCGCGGAGGTCACCGGGGCGGACCCCGAGCGGCTGCAGGGCGGCGCCCTGGAGGCCGCCCGGGCGCTGCTCGCCGAGGTCGGCGACGTGGTGGTCAAGCCCGCGCGGGGGGAGCAGGGCCGGGGCATCACCGTCGGCGCTCCCACCGACGAGGCGCTCGTGGCCGCCGTCCGGCACGCCCTGGCCTACTGCCCCGACGTCCTCGTCGAGGAGCGCGTCGAGGGCGAGGACCTGCGCGTCGTCGTCATCGACCACGAGGTCGTCGCGGCCGCGGTGCGCCGCCCGGCCGCGGTGGTCGGCACCGGCCGCGACCCGGTCGAGGAGCTGGTGCGCCGCCAGTCCCGCCGCCGCCAGCAGGCCACCGGCGGGGAGTCCTCCATCCCCCTCGACGCCACCACCGCCGCCGTGGTGCGCGAGGCCGGGTGGTCCATGGACGACGTCCTGCCGCGGGGCCACGTGCTTCCCGTGCGGCGCACCGCCAACCTGCACACCGGCGGCACGATCGACGACGTCACCGCCCGGCTGCACCCGGCGCTGGGGGAGGCGGCCCGCGCCGCGAGCCGCGCCATCGGCATCCCCGTCACGGGCGTCGACCTGCTCGTGCCGGACGTCGAGGGGCCGGCGCACGTGGTCATCGAGGCCAACGAGCGCCCCGGGCTGGCCAACCACGAGCCGCAGCCGACGGCGCAGCGGTTCGTCGACCTGCTCTTCCCGGAGACCCGCCGGTCACCGCAGCGGTGA
- a CDS encoding N-acetylglutaminylglutamine amidotransferase, whose protein sequence is MCGLSGEIRFDGRAADTAAVDAMSQVLAPRGPDGEGAWSSGPVAFAHRRLAVIDLSEGGAQPMVDEPTDLVGVFNGCVYNYQELRAELERAGHRFRSTSDTEVVLKAYAQWGTGFVHRLVGMFVVVLHERGTGRVVMVRDRLGIKPLYLAESPGRLRFASSLPALVRGGGVDTSIDPVALHHYLSWHAVVPPPRTILNGVRKLPPATVRTIEPDGTSREHVYWQPRFERREDRASWSARDWEDAVEDALRTAVRRRLVADVPVGVLLSGGLDSSLIVGLLAEEGQTGLATFSIGFEAAGGREGDEFQYSDVIAQRYQTDHHRIRVDGDALVGALGHTIGAMHEPMVSHDVVAFDLLCERVAQDVRVVQSGQGADEVFAGYHWYPPLAGASRERAVDTYARAFFDRDGAGVVSLLQPQWVQALGPHVDASREFVAAHFARPGAQTAVDAALRLDTEVMLVDDPVKRVDNTSMAWGLEARVPFLDHDLVELATTCPPELKLADGGKGVLKAIGRRTIPPEVIDRPKGYFPVPALTHLEGKVLGLVRDALTSEAARRRGLFRREVVSGLVAAPNERLTPLRGNQLWQLGLLELWLQSHGIE, encoded by the coding sequence ATGTGCGGGCTCTCCGGAGAGATCAGGTTCGACGGCCGGGCGGCGGACACGGCCGCCGTGGACGCCATGTCGCAGGTCCTCGCGCCGCGCGGCCCGGACGGCGAGGGCGCCTGGTCCTCCGGGCCCGTCGCCTTCGCCCACCGGCGGCTGGCGGTCATCGACCTGTCCGAGGGCGGCGCCCAGCCGATGGTCGACGAGCCGACGGACCTCGTCGGCGTCTTCAACGGCTGCGTCTACAACTACCAGGAGCTGCGGGCGGAGCTGGAGCGGGCCGGCCACCGCTTCCGCTCCACCTCCGACACCGAGGTCGTGCTCAAGGCGTACGCGCAGTGGGGCACCGGGTTCGTGCACCGGCTCGTCGGCATGTTCGTCGTCGTCCTGCACGAGCGCGGCACCGGGCGGGTCGTGATGGTCCGCGACCGCCTCGGCATCAAGCCCCTGTACCTGGCCGAGAGCCCGGGCCGGCTGCGCTTCGCCTCCTCGCTGCCGGCGCTGGTGCGCGGCGGGGGCGTCGACACCTCCATCGACCCGGTCGCGCTGCACCACTACCTCTCCTGGCACGCCGTCGTCCCGCCGCCGCGCACGATCCTGAACGGCGTGCGCAAGCTGCCGCCCGCCACGGTGCGCACGATCGAGCCGGACGGCACCAGCCGCGAGCACGTGTACTGGCAGCCCCGCTTCGAGCGGCGCGAGGACCGCGCCTCCTGGTCGGCCCGCGACTGGGAGGACGCCGTCGAGGACGCCCTGCGCACCGCCGTGCGCCGCCGCCTGGTCGCCGACGTCCCGGTCGGGGTGCTGCTCTCCGGGGGCCTGGACTCCAGCCTCATCGTCGGCCTGCTCGCCGAGGAGGGCCAGACCGGCCTGGCCACCTTCAGCATCGGCTTCGAGGCCGCCGGCGGGCGCGAGGGCGACGAGTTCCAGTACTCCGACGTCATCGCGCAGCGCTACCAGACCGACCACCACCGCATCCGCGTGGACGGCGACGCGCTCGTCGGCGCGCTCGGGCACACCATCGGCGCGATGCACGAGCCGATGGTCAGCCACGACGTCGTCGCCTTCGACCTGCTGTGCGAGCGCGTGGCGCAGGACGTCCGGGTGGTGCAGTCCGGGCAGGGCGCCGACGAGGTCTTCGCCGGCTACCACTGGTACCCGCCGCTGGCCGGCGCCTCGCGCGAGCGGGCCGTCGACACCTACGCGAGGGCCTTCTTCGACCGCGACGGCGCCGGGGTGGTCTCCCTGCTGCAGCCGCAGTGGGTGCAGGCCCTCGGCCCGCACGTCGACGCCTCGCGCGAGTTCGTCGCCGCGCACTTCGCGCGCCCGGGCGCGCAGACCGCCGTGGACGCCGCGCTGCGCCTGGACACCGAGGTGATGCTCGTCGACGACCCGGTCAAGCGGGTCGACAACACGTCGATGGCGTGGGGCCTGGAGGCGCGCGTGCCCTTCCTCGACCACGACCTCGTCGAGCTGGCCACCACCTGCCCGCCGGAGCTGAAGCTCGCCGACGGCGGCAAGGGCGTCCTGAAGGCGATCGGGCGGCGCACCATCCCGCCCGAGGTCATCGACCGGCCCAAGGGCTACTTCCCCGTCCCGGCCCTGACGCACCTGGAGGGCAAGGTGCTCGGCCTGGTGCGCGACGCGCTGACCTCCGAGGCCGCCCGGCGGCGCGGGCTGTTCCGCCGCGAGGTCGTCTCCGGCCTCGTCGCCGCCCCCAACGAGCGGCTGACCCCGCTGCGCGGCAACCAGCTGTGGCAGCTGGGGCTGCTGGAGCTGTGGCTGCAGTCGCACGGGATCGAGTGA
- a CDS encoding GNAT family N-acetyltransferase, with protein MPEADARPAAPVDGVLAWRPLAAEDLPLLATWLAEPGVARWWHHETSLAAVERDFGPSVRGEEPGEDLVVLLDGAPVGLLQRSRIRDHAEDLEQFAALVDVPEHAMTIDYLIADPALRGRGLGTRVVAAAVARTWVEHPDAEAVLVAVVAANTASWRALEKAGFTRVAEGDLPPDDPVDDPLHVVYRIDRPTSDRPTSDRPLSDRPLSDRPA; from the coding sequence GTGCCCGAGGCGGACGCGCGCCCCGCAGCCCCCGTGGACGGCGTCCTGGCGTGGCGCCCGCTGGCGGCGGAGGACCTGCCGCTGCTCGCGACCTGGCTGGCCGAGCCCGGCGTCGCCCGCTGGTGGCACCACGAGACGTCCCTCGCCGCCGTCGAGCGGGACTTCGGCCCGAGCGTGCGCGGGGAGGAGCCCGGCGAGGACCTCGTCGTCCTGCTCGACGGGGCGCCGGTGGGCCTGCTGCAGCGCTCGCGGATCCGCGACCACGCGGAGGACCTCGAGCAGTTCGCCGCGCTCGTGGACGTGCCCGAGCACGCGATGACCATCGACTACCTCATCGCCGACCCGGCGCTGCGCGGCCGCGGCCTGGGCACCCGCGTGGTCGCCGCGGCGGTGGCGCGCACCTGGGTCGAGCACCCGGACGCCGAGGCGGTGCTCGTCGCGGTGGTCGCCGCGAACACCGCGTCGTGGCGGGCGCTGGAGAAGGCGGGGTTCACCCGCGTCGCCGAGGGCGACCTGCCTCCGGACGACCCCGTCGACGACCCGCTGCACGTCGTCTACCGGATCGACCGCCCGACGTCGGACCGCCCGACGTCGGACCGGCCGCTGTCCGACCGGCCGCTGTCCGACCGGCCGGCCTGA
- a CDS encoding exodeoxyribonuclease III, whose product MSRVLTVATVNVNGIRAAVRRGMVPWLREAAPDVLCLQEVRASDEVLLGLLDDALGEGWRTAHSEPTDAGTKGRAGVAVATRLPVGEQRAALHPRFDGSGRWVELDVEAPGGPVTVVSAYVHTGEADTPRQDEKSAFLEAVGERMGQLSARGRTALVCGDLNVAHREVDIRNWRGNLKRAGFLPGERAHLDRWFDELGWVDVVRALHPDVDGPYSWWSWRGQAFDRDTGWRIDYHLATPDLAARAVHARVDRAPSYAERFSDHAPVVVGYDVG is encoded by the coding sequence ATGTCGCGGGTGCTGACCGTCGCCACCGTCAACGTCAACGGGATCCGCGCCGCCGTGCGCCGCGGCATGGTGCCCTGGCTGCGCGAGGCCGCCCCCGACGTGCTGTGCCTGCAGGAGGTGCGGGCCTCCGACGAGGTCCTGCTGGGCCTGCTCGACGACGCCCTGGGGGAGGGCTGGCGCACCGCCCACAGCGAGCCCACCGACGCCGGCACCAAGGGCCGCGCGGGCGTCGCGGTGGCGACGAGGCTGCCGGTGGGCGAGCAGCGCGCGGCGCTGCACCCGCGCTTCGACGGCTCCGGCCGGTGGGTGGAGCTGGACGTCGAGGCCCCCGGCGGGCCCGTCACCGTCGTCAGCGCCTACGTGCACACCGGGGAGGCCGACACCCCCCGCCAGGACGAGAAGTCCGCCTTCCTCGAGGCGGTGGGGGAGCGGATGGGCCAGCTGTCCGCGCGAGGGCGCACGGCGCTGGTGTGCGGGGACCTCAACGTCGCCCACCGCGAGGTCGACATCAGGAACTGGCGGGGCAACCTGAAGCGGGCCGGCTTCCTGCCCGGCGAGCGCGCGCACCTGGACCGCTGGTTCGACGAGCTGGGGTGGGTGGACGTCGTCCGCGCCCTGCACCCGGACGTCGACGGTCCGTACTCGTGGTGGTCCTGGCGCGGGCAGGCGTTCGACCGCGACACCGGCTGGCGCATCGACTACCACCTGGCCACGCCCGACCTCGCGGCCCGCGCGGTGCACGCGCGCGTGGACCGCGCGCCGTCCTACGCGGAGCGCTTCAGCGACCACGCCCCCGTCGTCGTCGGCTACGACGTCGGGTGA
- a CDS encoding metallophosphoesterase: MRLRLRSAPPSTWSRAAALLGRAGRSRVVRAALVVGVALAAAGSAMAALGATERSVGPVQVRLSVVPDLHGGTRVDVPPLGQLAMATHAGPLQLRARVEGIELDAATQLVSGGTTRAALVERVTGDVRAGLRDLALRSGAAALLGAGAACAVVFRRRAAVVTGVGAAAAVLAASGGIAAATLRTAALTEPTFTGLLGQAPALIGGVREIGTRFDQYSQQVTKLATNVTSLYGALSTLPTDVGGEGDVRVLWVSDVHDNPETFAVLPELVRQFDVAAVVDTGDVSDHGTAAENRLYDPIADLPVPYVYVRGNHDSRLTQEHLAAMPNVVVLDEGAVADVAGLRWAGTGDPQFTPDKRVRLDEDAVQELMTRAGQQVAAGAAAARAQGRPVDVALVHRRTMAGPLYGRVPLVLDGHTHRRSSHVQDGTLKLTQGSSGGAGLRTLEGGRPHPLQMSVLHFDGQERRLLAVDDITIGGLGERSVTVERHAADSYLAGEVPEAEAPAEEAPAEEAPAEEVPAEEATASPAASPAPSTAPSPAP; the protein is encoded by the coding sequence GTGCGCCTGCGCCTCCGCTCCGCCCCGCCGTCCACCTGGTCCCGCGCCGCCGCGCTGCTCGGGCGCGCGGGGCGCTCCCGCGTCGTGCGCGCGGCGCTCGTCGTCGGCGTCGCGCTCGCGGCGGCCGGCTCGGCGATGGCGGCGCTGGGCGCCACGGAGCGCTCGGTGGGCCCGGTGCAGGTGCGCCTGAGCGTCGTCCCGGACCTGCACGGCGGCACGCGCGTCGACGTCCCGCCGCTGGGCCAGCTGGCCATGGCCACCCACGCCGGGCCGCTGCAGCTGCGCGCGCGCGTCGAGGGCATCGAGCTGGACGCCGCGACGCAGCTGGTCTCCGGCGGCACGACGCGCGCGGCCCTCGTCGAGCGGGTCACCGGCGACGTGCGCGCCGGCCTGCGCGACCTCGCGCTGCGCTCGGGCGCCGCCGCCCTGCTCGGCGCCGGGGCGGCGTGCGCCGTGGTCTTCCGCCGCCGCGCCGCGGTCGTCACGGGCGTCGGCGCGGCGGCGGCGGTGCTGGCGGCGTCCGGTGGGATCGCGGCGGCCACGCTGCGCACGGCGGCGCTGACGGAGCCGACGTTCACGGGGCTGCTCGGCCAGGCGCCGGCGCTCATCGGCGGCGTGCGCGAGATCGGCACGCGCTTCGACCAGTACAGCCAGCAGGTGACGAAGCTCGCGACGAACGTGACGTCCCTGTACGGGGCGCTGTCGACGCTGCCCACCGACGTCGGCGGCGAGGGCGACGTGCGGGTGCTGTGGGTCTCCGACGTCCACGACAACCCCGAGACCTTCGCCGTGCTGCCGGAGCTGGTGCGCCAGTTCGACGTGGCCGCCGTCGTCGACACCGGCGACGTCTCCGACCACGGCACCGCCGCGGAGAACCGGCTGTACGACCCGATCGCCGACCTGCCGGTGCCGTACGTGTACGTGCGCGGCAACCACGACAGCCGCCTCACCCAGGAGCACCTGGCGGCGATGCCGAACGTCGTGGTGCTCGACGAGGGCGCGGTCGCGGACGTCGCCGGGCTGCGCTGGGCGGGCACGGGCGACCCGCAGTTCACCCCCGACAAGCGGGTGCGGCTCGACGAGGACGCCGTGCAGGAGCTGATGACCCGCGCCGGGCAGCAGGTCGCCGCCGGGGCGGCAGCAGCGCGGGCGCAGGGGCGGCCCGTGGACGTCGCGCTCGTGCACCGGCGCACCATGGCCGGCCCGCTGTACGGGCGGGTGCCGCTGGTGCTCGACGGGCACACGCACCGGCGCAGCTCGCACGTGCAGGACGGCACGCTGAAGCTCACGCAGGGCTCCTCGGGCGGTGCGGGGCTGCGCACGCTCGAGGGCGGGCGGCCGCACCCGCTGCAGATGTCGGTGCTGCACTTCGACGGGCAGGAGCGCAGGCTCCTCGCGGTCGACGACATCACCATCGGCGGCCTGGGCGAGCGCTCGGTGACGGTGGAGCGCCACGCCGCGGACTCCTACCTCGCCGGGGAGGTCCCCGAGGCCGAGGCGCCCGCCGAGGAGGCGCCGGCCGAGGAGGCGCCGGCCGAGGAGGTGCCGGCCGAGGAGGCGACCGCGTCGCCGGCTGCCTCCCCCGCGCCGTCCACCGCCCCCTCCCCCGCCCCGTGA
- a CDS encoding penicillin-binding transpeptidase domain-containing protein: MRRGRGRTLLVVLASVLVLALVAAAVVLQRVRAADAARDEAARAAAEALASAWEADDLTGARFAAAEPAAVQEQYAAITDGLGEVAPQVDVTAVGRTELTGTARLSVTWPVGQGWRYETTAALAPVGGSEDADAPWGARWEPALVHPDLAEGDRLTAERTAAPRAEVLGRDGAAIVTEQPVVEVGVQPSRTSDPAGLAAQLADVLDVDAEALTERITSSSPDAFVPVVTLRRPDYDAVRERVQPLPGTVFRESTLPLAPTREFARALLGTVGTATEELVEQSEGRLQPGDATGLSGLQRRYDERLTGTPGVVVRRVPAQGEAVELHAQQPVAGEPVQLTLDAAVQRAADAALGSAPGGNGNAALVAIDVPSGDVLAVANTPVSGADRALSGQYPPGSTFKTVSTLALLGTGLTPDEVVDCPPTTTVQGRSFRNFEGGAFGAVPFRTDFAQSCNTAFVQLSSRLGEGDLTDAAASVGLGGDWSVGVDAFPGDVPPAEDAVERAAATIGQGRVLASPLAMASSTATIARGGWVAPRLVTTPAPQAPAGPAPSPDPARLAVVRDLMREVATSGTASALADVPGSPVHAKTGTAEHGTEVPPRTHAWTVGFRGDVAFAVLVEDGASGGSTAVPVAEAFLRALPA; encoded by the coding sequence ATGCGAAGGGGACGGGGTCGCACCCTGCTCGTGGTCCTGGCGTCGGTCCTCGTGCTCGCCCTGGTCGCCGCCGCGGTGGTCCTCCAGCGGGTGCGCGCGGCCGACGCGGCCCGCGACGAGGCCGCCCGCGCCGCCGCCGAGGCGCTGGCGAGCGCGTGGGAGGCGGACGACCTCACCGGTGCGCGCTTCGCCGCGGCCGAGCCGGCCGCCGTCCAGGAGCAGTACGCCGCGATCACCGACGGGCTCGGCGAGGTCGCGCCGCAGGTCGACGTCACGGCGGTGGGTCGCACGGAGCTGACCGGCACGGCGCGGCTGAGCGTCACCTGGCCCGTCGGGCAGGGGTGGCGGTACGAGACGACGGCGGCGCTGGCGCCCGTGGGCGGGAGCGAGGACGCCGACGCCCCGTGGGGCGCGCGGTGGGAGCCGGCGCTCGTGCACCCCGACCTCGCCGAGGGCGACCGGCTGACCGCCGAGCGCACCGCGGCCCCGCGCGCGGAGGTCCTCGGCCGCGACGGCGCCGCGATCGTCACGGAGCAGCCGGTGGTCGAGGTCGGCGTGCAGCCGTCCCGCACCAGCGACCCGGCCGGGCTGGCGGCGCAGCTGGCCGACGTCCTCGACGTCGACGCCGAGGCCCTGACCGAGCGGATCACCAGCTCCTCCCCGGACGCGTTCGTGCCGGTGGTCACCCTGCGGCGCCCGGACTACGACGCCGTGCGCGAGCGGGTGCAGCCGCTGCCCGGCACGGTCTTCCGCGAGTCGACGCTGCCGCTGGCGCCCACCCGCGAGTTCGCCCGCGCCCTGCTCGGCACGGTGGGGACGGCGACCGAGGAGCTGGTCGAGCAGAGCGAGGGCCGCCTGCAGCCGGGCGACGCCACCGGCCTGTCGGGCCTGCAGCGCCGCTACGACGAGCGGCTGACCGGCACGCCCGGCGTCGTGGTGCGCCGGGTGCCCGCGCAGGGCGAGGCGGTGGAGCTGCACGCGCAGCAGCCCGTGGCCGGCGAGCCCGTGCAGCTGACCCTCGACGCCGCCGTGCAGCGGGCCGCCGACGCGGCGCTGGGCAGCGCGCCCGGCGGCAACGGCAACGCGGCCCTGGTGGCCATCGACGTCCCGAGCGGCGACGTCCTCGCCGTGGCGAACACCCCGGTCAGCGGCGCGGACCGCGCGCTGAGCGGCCAGTACCCGCCCGGCTCGACGTTCAAGACGGTGAGCACCCTGGCGCTGCTCGGCACCGGCCTGACCCCGGACGAGGTGGTCGACTGCCCGCCGACCACGACGGTGCAGGGCCGCTCCTTCCGCAACTTCGAGGGCGGGGCCTTCGGCGCGGTGCCCTTCCGCACGGACTTCGCGCAGTCGTGCAACACCGCGTTCGTGCAGCTGTCGTCGCGGCTCGGCGAGGGCGACCTGACGGACGCCGCGGCCTCCGTGGGCCTGGGCGGCGACTGGTCGGTCGGGGTCGACGCGTTCCCGGGTGACGTGCCGCCCGCCGAGGACGCCGTCGAGCGGGCCGCCGCCACCATCGGGCAGGGGCGGGTGCTGGCCAGCCCGCTGGCGATGGCGTCCTCGACCGCGACCATCGCGCGCGGCGGCTGGGTCGCGCCCCGCCTGGTGACGACGCCGGCGCCGCAGGCCCCGGCCGGCCCCGCGCCGTCCCCGGACCCGGCGCGCCTGGCCGTCGTGCGCGACCTCATGCGCGAGGTGGCGACGTCCGGGACGGCGAGTGCGCTGGCCGACGTCCCCGGCTCCCCGGTGCACGCCAAGACGGGCACGGCCGAGCACGGCACCGAGGTGCCGCCGCGCACGCACGCGTGGACGGTCGGGTTCCGCGGCGACGTCGCGTTCGCCGTCCTCGTCGAGGACGGCGCGAGCGGCGGCAGCACCGCGGTGCCGGTCGCGGAGGCCTTCCTCCGGGCCCTGCCCGCCTGA